The Mesobacillus jeotgali genome window below encodes:
- a CDS encoding MBL fold metallo-hydrolase, with protein MKLTIVGFWGGYPKVNEASTGYLLEHEGFKLMIDFGSGVLARLQNFVQPEELDAMVLSHYHPDHIADIGVLQHARLIQGFLGKRSPQLPIYGHTQDTQEFAKLTYKNITKGVAYDPAKKLNAGPFTISFLSAVHPVPCYAMRIEAGGKSLVYTADTSFKEEFIPFASGADLLLSECNFYGNQDGKGAGHMNSYDNGQLAAEAGVKQLVLTHLPHYGEIDQLVSEASTIFNGPITLAREGLEITL; from the coding sequence TTGAAGCTGACTATAGTAGGGTTCTGGGGCGGGTATCCAAAAGTGAATGAGGCAAGCACTGGATATTTGCTTGAACATGAAGGATTTAAGCTGATGATCGACTTTGGCAGCGGCGTACTGGCCAGACTCCAAAATTTCGTCCAGCCTGAAGAGTTGGATGCCATGGTGCTGTCACATTATCATCCAGACCACATCGCAGATATTGGCGTATTGCAGCATGCACGTCTGATTCAGGGATTTCTGGGAAAAAGGTCCCCGCAGCTTCCGATTTATGGACATACTCAGGATACACAGGAATTTGCGAAGCTTACATACAAAAACATCACTAAAGGGGTCGCTTATGACCCGGCTAAAAAGCTGAACGCAGGACCTTTCACGATTTCATTCCTGTCTGCTGTCCATCCGGTTCCTTGCTATGCAATGAGGATCGAAGCCGGTGGCAAGTCACTGGTGTATACTGCCGATACTTCATTTAAGGAAGAGTTCATCCCGTTTGCTTCCGGTGCAGACTTGCTGCTTTCCGAATGCAATTTTTACGGGAACCAGGATGGAAAAGGTGCGGGACATATGAACAGCTATGATAACGGACAGCTTGCGGCTGAAGCAGGTGTTAAGCAGCTGGTCCTGACCCATTTGCCGCATTATGGGGAAATTGACCAGCTTGTTTCAGAAGCATCAACCATTTTCAATGGCCCTATAACCCTTGCGAGGGAAGGGCTGGAAATCACTCTTTAA
- a CDS encoding AzlD domain-containing protein, producing the protein MSKEIIIMIIGMAVVTYIPRMLPFVMFRGKELPPFLQGVLKNVPYATLGALIFPAILFIQEDIWYGLIGAAAAFIVAFMGANVIVVVIGSISVLTLYSYFF; encoded by the coding sequence ATGAGTAAAGAAATCATCATCATGATCATTGGGATGGCGGTCGTGACCTACATCCCGAGGATGCTTCCGTTCGTGATGTTCCGCGGTAAAGAATTGCCGCCTTTCCTGCAGGGTGTTCTGAAAAATGTCCCTTATGCCACACTGGGGGCGCTGATTTTCCCGGCAATCCTGTTCATTCAGGAAGACATCTGGTACGGATTGATCGGAGCCGCGGCCGCTTTCATCGTTGCCTTTATGGGTGCGAATGTCATTGTAGTCGTCATAGGATCGATTTCAGTCTTGACTTTATATTCTTATTTCTTTTAG
- the yhfH gene encoding protein YhfH, which yields MIQNVVEFFRNLPKKQCIECGESIDEQHECYGNKCDGCMDPGKL from the coding sequence ATGATTCAAAATGTCGTAGAATTCTTTCGTAATTTGCCGAAGAAGCAGTGTATTGAGTGTGGAGAATCGATTGACGAACAGCATGAGTGCTATGGAAATAAGTGTGATGGATGCATGGACCCTGGTAAACTATAA
- a CDS encoding lipoate--protein ligase has product MLFIDNKGITDPRINLAIEEYALKNLDINETYLLFYINEPSIIIGKNQNTIEEINTEYVDRNGIHVVRRLSGGGAVYHDLGNLNFSFITKDDGESFHNFRKFTEPVVNALRKLGVNAELSGRNDLLAEGRKISGNAQFSTRGRMFSHGTLLFDSEIESVVSALNVKKDKIESKGIKSIRSRVANISEFLSEKVTIEEFRSLLLKNIFDGLDDIPEYVLTEQDWENIHELSKERYQNWDWNYGKSPKFNLQHSHRFPVGQVDVRFEVNKGIIENCKIYGDFFGVGDVTEVEDKLTGIKYERSQIAQALEGVDIKHYFGNISKEDFINLIY; this is encoded by the coding sequence ATGTTATTTATCGATAATAAAGGAATCACAGACCCAAGGATTAACCTGGCAATTGAAGAATATGCCTTGAAGAACCTTGACATTAATGAAACGTACTTACTGTTTTATATAAACGAGCCATCCATCATCATTGGCAAAAACCAGAATACGATTGAAGAAATCAATACCGAATATGTCGACAGGAATGGCATTCATGTTGTCCGCAGATTATCAGGCGGAGGTGCTGTTTACCATGATCTTGGCAACCTGAACTTCAGCTTTATCACGAAGGACGATGGAGAAAGCTTCCACAACTTCAGGAAGTTTACCGAGCCCGTGGTGAATGCTCTAAGGAAACTAGGAGTCAATGCGGAATTAAGCGGAAGGAATGACCTGTTGGCAGAAGGAAGAAAGATATCCGGTAACGCTCAATTTTCGACAAGAGGGCGGATGTTCAGCCATGGAACACTTCTGTTTGATTCAGAGATTGAAAGCGTAGTTTCAGCGCTTAACGTAAAAAAAGACAAAATAGAATCTAAAGGTATTAAATCAATCCGCAGCCGAGTTGCGAATATCTCCGAGTTCCTTTCTGAAAAAGTGACAATTGAGGAATTCCGTTCCCTTCTGCTAAAAAATATCTTTGATGGATTGGACGATATTCCTGAGTATGTCTTAACAGAGCAGGACTGGGAAAATATCCATGAGCTTTCCAAAGAAAGATACCAGAACTGGGATTGGAATTATGGCAAGTCGCCTAAGTTCAACCTTCAGCATTCGCATCGTTTCCCAGTTGGCCAGGTCGATGTCCGCTTTGAAGTAAACAAAGGGATCATTGAAAACTGCAAAATTTATGGAGATTTCTTCGGTGTAGGCGATGTGACTGAAGTTGAGGACAAGCTGACAGGAATTAAATATGAAAGGTCCCAAATTGCTCAGGCGTTGGAAGGTGTAGATATAAAACATTATTTCGGAAATATTTCTAAAGAAGATTTCATTAACTTAATATATTAA
- a CDS encoding IDEAL domain-containing protein has protein sequence MKEKSYSETMKASVMKRIKAKESFVLDLYVDMLISEIQLNTKKEKLMTKIDKAIDERDKILFLTLTEELKDLNKQFGT, from the coding sequence ATGAAAGAAAAATCGTATTCTGAAACCATGAAGGCCAGCGTGATGAAACGCATTAAAGCCAAGGAATCTTTTGTTCTGGACCTGTATGTTGACATGCTAATTTCCGAAATTCAGCTGAATACCAAGAAAGAAAAATTGATGACGAAAATTGATAAAGCAATCGATGAACGAGACAAAATCCTGTTTTTAACCTTGACGGAAGAATTGAAGGATCTCAACAAACAATTTGGCACTTGA
- a CDS encoding ABC transporter ATP-binding protein produces MFIEISNVHKQYEDKNNHQVDILKDINLGVNKGEFVSILGPSGCGKSTLLSIVAGLTPATSGEVSVLGKRIDKPGKDRGMVFQQAALFPWLNVLENVLFPLKQEMPKKQAEAEAKKQLQKVQLSKYLSHYPHELSGGMQQRVAIARALAMNPEILLMDEPFGALDEQTRSRLHGQLETIWAETQKTILFVTHSISESIKLSDRIIVMGTKPGVILKDIKVDIPRPRDEHKKEMVELEEYIMGYLKKEIDKVIREELADESAH; encoded by the coding sequence TTGTTTATCGAAATCAGCAATGTACACAAACAGTATGAAGATAAAAATAATCACCAGGTTGATATTTTAAAAGATATTAATCTAGGAGTGAATAAAGGGGAATTTGTATCGATCCTTGGTCCATCGGGGTGTGGCAAATCCACGCTTCTTTCGATAGTGGCCGGGCTGACTCCAGCTACAAGCGGAGAAGTTTCAGTTTTAGGTAAAAGAATTGATAAACCAGGGAAGGACCGGGGGATGGTGTTCCAGCAGGCAGCGCTTTTTCCATGGCTGAATGTCCTGGAGAATGTCCTGTTTCCGCTTAAACAGGAAATGCCGAAGAAGCAGGCAGAAGCCGAGGCAAAAAAACAGCTGCAAAAGGTCCAGTTGAGCAAGTATCTTTCACATTATCCTCATGAGCTTTCAGGTGGAATGCAGCAGCGGGTGGCCATTGCCAGGGCGCTGGCGATGAATCCGGAAATCCTCTTGATGGATGAACCTTTTGGGGCGCTTGATGAACAAACTCGCTCACGCCTGCATGGGCAGCTGGAGACGATTTGGGCTGAAACACAAAAGACTATCTTATTCGTAACCCACAGCATTTCCGAATCCATTAAGCTATCAGACCGAATCATCGTGATGGGAACAAAACCAGGAGTGATCCTTAAGGATATTAAAGTGGACATTCCCAGGCCCCGCGATGAGCATAAAAAAGAGATGGTTGAGCTGGAAGAATATATTATGGGCTACCTGAAGAAGGAGATCGACAAAGTCATCAGGGAGGAGCTTGCAGATGAATCCGCACATTAA
- a CDS encoding aliphatic sulfonate ABC transporter substrate-binding protein — translation MKKASIFLAVLMAFAVLLAGCGAGGSSTASGEKEKIVIGYFPNINHVPAMVAKDKGYFEQQLGDGTTIEYKTFAEGGSFMTALKTGEIDAGLVGPGPAMNNYSTGADVKIIAGASTGGTVVLARKGVKIDSVEDFAGKTFITPGVGCTHDVQYETYLEAEGITSQRIGGTMKHLTGQPAQYAAMLKAGKVDIAVAPEPWAAVIEKETGAEVVIGWNEVSFGETLPASVMVTSGKMIEEQPETVQKIIDAHKDAVKFINENPAEAQAITINDIKETTGQELEKDVVELAWERIGFTHEVDAQAIQDFSDSSYTLKFLKDKPDFKTLIDDSFLKN, via the coding sequence ATGAAAAAAGCTTCGATATTTCTTGCAGTTCTAATGGCATTCGCGGTGCTGCTTGCAGGCTGCGGTGCAGGAGGATCATCCACAGCATCTGGTGAAAAGGAGAAAATCGTCATCGGTTATTTCCCGAACATCAATCACGTACCTGCCATGGTGGCAAAAGATAAGGGCTATTTTGAACAGCAGCTTGGAGATGGTACAACAATCGAGTATAAGACATTCGCTGAAGGCGGCTCATTCATGACTGCCTTGAAAACAGGGGAAATCGATGCAGGTCTTGTCGGGCCGGGCCCGGCTATGAATAACTACTCAACAGGCGCTGATGTTAAGATCATTGCGGGTGCATCCACTGGGGGCACGGTGGTTCTCGCAAGGAAGGGAGTCAAGATTGATTCAGTTGAAGACTTCGCAGGCAAGACGTTCATCACACCGGGCGTAGGTTGCACACACGATGTCCAGTATGAAACGTACCTGGAGGCGGAAGGTATTACATCACAGCGTATCGGCGGGACGATGAAGCATCTTACCGGCCAGCCGGCACAGTACGCGGCAATGCTGAAGGCAGGCAAGGTGGACATCGCTGTAGCACCAGAACCATGGGCAGCCGTCATTGAAAAAGAAACAGGAGCAGAAGTCGTCATCGGCTGGAATGAAGTATCATTTGGCGAAACACTCCCTGCATCCGTAATGGTCACTTCCGGTAAGATGATCGAGGAACAGCCTGAAACTGTCCAAAAAATAATTGATGCTCATAAAGATGCTGTGAAATTCATCAACGAAAATCCAGCAGAAGCACAAGCAATCACGATCAACGACATTAAAGAAACAACAGGGCAAGAACTGGAAAAGGATGTAGTCGAGCTGGCATGGGAGCGCATCGGCTTCACACATGAAGTAGATGCACAGGCAATCCAGGACTTCTCGGATTCATCCTACACTTTAAAGTTCTTGAAAGACAAACCAGACTTCAAAACATTGATTGACGATAGCTTCCTGAAGAATTAA
- a CDS encoding enoyl-CoA hydratase-related protein has translation MVGNIDFQLQGHTAIVTLNRPDALNAFNYETLDELQNVIEKIRTNREARVVIFTGAGDKAFSVGADLKERRTLSDEDVKRNIYKIGEVFTMVDQLPQPTIAAINGFAFGGGMELALACDFRVAAAGTQMGLTETSLAIIPGAGGTQRLPRLIGQAKALELILTARRLKAEEALDYGLVTAVVKKESLLDECMKFAEMMLANGPVALQQAKYAVKQGMNADLQTGLQIERKAYEVTIPTEDRLEALAAFSEKRKPEFKGK, from the coding sequence ATGGTGGGAAACATCGATTTTCAATTACAGGGACATACAGCAATCGTCACGCTGAATCGCCCGGATGCATTAAATGCTTTTAATTATGAGACGCTTGATGAGTTACAGAATGTCATTGAAAAAATCAGGACAAACCGTGAAGCCAGAGTCGTGATTTTTACCGGTGCTGGCGATAAAGCATTCAGCGTGGGAGCTGATTTGAAGGAACGCCGCACTCTGTCTGATGAAGACGTGAAGCGGAATATCTATAAAATCGGCGAGGTATTCACGATGGTAGACCAGCTGCCGCAGCCGACAATCGCAGCCATCAATGGATTTGCCTTCGGTGGCGGAATGGAGCTTGCCCTGGCATGTGATTTCCGTGTTGCCGCAGCTGGGACGCAGATGGGATTGACAGAAACGAGCCTGGCAATCATACCTGGAGCAGGAGGAACTCAACGGCTTCCAAGGCTGATTGGCCAGGCAAAAGCACTTGAGCTGATATTGACAGCGCGCCGGCTGAAAGCTGAGGAAGCACTGGATTATGGCCTCGTTACCGCTGTAGTCAAAAAAGAAAGCTTGCTTGATGAATGCATGAAATTTGCCGAAATGATGCTGGCTAACGGACCTGTTGCACTGCAGCAGGCTAAATACGCCGTCAAGCAGGGGATGAATGCCGACTTACAGACAGGACTGCAAATTGAGCGCAAAGCCTATGAAGTCACCATCCCGACAGAAGACCGGCTCGAAGCACTGGCCGCATTCAGCGAGAAACGGAAGCCAGAATTTAAAGGAAAGTAA
- a CDS encoding competence protein ComK, whose protein sequence is MTGSTKNLVEEYEINPFTMIIIPEEYGSRIYSRVIELEEEYLSPFRPIDVVKKSCKYFGSSYEGRKEGTKQLTGITHKTPIIIDPISSIYFMPTSSPTKQDCIWVSHEHVLFHKKVDAHSTQVTFRNKKTLILPVSHHSFENQVLRTSLLRTKFLQRMKETERKALYLLHGPKYSDSQGYGNLVSEAYKD, encoded by the coding sequence ATGACAGGAAGTACAAAGAACTTAGTAGAAGAGTACGAAATAAATCCTTTTACCATGATAATTATTCCTGAAGAATACGGCAGCAGGATTTACTCCAGGGTGATCGAGCTGGAGGAGGAGTATTTATCCCCATTCAGACCAATAGATGTCGTTAAGAAAAGCTGTAAATATTTTGGAAGCAGCTATGAAGGCAGGAAAGAGGGAACGAAACAGCTTACCGGGATCACCCATAAAACCCCCATCATCATCGACCCTATAAGCTCCATTTATTTCATGCCAACAAGCTCACCCACAAAACAGGATTGCATCTGGGTTTCACACGAGCATGTATTATTCCATAAGAAGGTGGATGCCCACAGTACACAGGTTACCTTCAGGAATAAGAAAACCCTGATACTTCCGGTATCCCATCATTCATTTGAAAACCAGGTGCTGAGGACATCCCTGCTTCGCACCAAATTCTTGCAGCGAATGAAAGAAACAGAACGTAAAGCGTTATATCTGCTCCATGGTCCGAAGTACAGTGACTCACAGGGGTATGGCAATCTCGTCAGTGAGGCATATAAAGACTGA
- a CDS encoding M48 family metallopeptidase produces the protein MARKMGFYGVIAYVLYGFAVYWYLFYFADSSLPFEFEGSRADPATFLNGRELMLSEEYSKVRNLLFFLSTPFEWLFYFLILLLGLSKAFKKWGEETAKNKYGQTAIYLIWLTFFAYIATFPLSYISYTLSKTYNISTQTFASWMKDELIDFWINYAMMFVIVIVLYWLMNKFKQFWWLFAWMLSVPFTLFIMFLQPVVIDPLYNDFSPLKNKELESKILEIAGEANIPADHVFEVDMAEKTNVLNAYVTGIGSNSRIVLWDTTLNRLNDDQILFIMAHEMAHYVEKHLYIGIAGYLVLSLFGLYLVSRLMNWAIKRWGREFKLEHPGDLRSFPLFLMFLSMIMFASSPVSNLVSRYQETRADRYAIEMTDNTDAAITAFQELTKAGLSQVNPPWLVKVFRYGHPTMLERISRLEDYEVKKRNEQEDEY, from the coding sequence ATGGCGAGAAAGATGGGTTTTTACGGTGTTATCGCCTATGTGCTTTATGGTTTTGCGGTTTACTGGTACTTATTTTACTTTGCAGATAGCAGCCTTCCATTTGAGTTCGAAGGTTCGAGAGCTGACCCTGCAACATTCTTGAATGGAAGGGAATTAATGTTGAGTGAGGAATACTCAAAAGTTAGGAATTTATTATTTTTCCTGTCGACACCTTTTGAGTGGCTGTTTTACTTTTTGATCTTGCTCTTGGGGCTTTCAAAAGCTTTCAAGAAATGGGGAGAAGAAACGGCGAAGAATAAGTATGGCCAGACAGCGATTTATTTGATTTGGCTCACATTCTTTGCTTATATCGCGACCTTCCCGCTAAGTTACATCAGTTATACGCTGTCTAAGACCTATAATATATCGACGCAAACATTTGCTTCCTGGATGAAGGATGAGTTGATTGATTTCTGGATCAATTATGCGATGATGTTCGTGATTGTCATCGTCCTTTACTGGCTGATGAACAAGTTTAAGCAGTTCTGGTGGCTGTTTGCATGGATGCTGTCCGTTCCGTTCACATTGTTCATCATGTTCCTGCAGCCGGTAGTGATTGATCCGCTGTACAATGATTTTTCCCCGCTGAAAAATAAAGAGCTGGAGTCTAAAATCCTGGAAATTGCGGGTGAGGCCAATATTCCCGCTGATCATGTATTTGAAGTGGATATGGCTGAAAAAACCAATGTCCTGAATGCATATGTTACGGGAATTGGTTCCAATTCAAGAATCGTTCTTTGGGATACGACATTGAACAGATTGAACGATGATCAAATTTTGTTCATAATGGCCCATGAAATGGCTCATTATGTGGAGAAACATTTATATATCGGGATCGCCGGCTACCTGGTTCTTTCTTTGTTCGGTCTGTACCTTGTCTCAAGATTGATGAACTGGGCAATCAAGCGATGGGGTAGGGAATTCAAGCTGGAGCATCCTGGCGACTTGAGGTCGTTCCCGCTGTTCTTGATGTTCCTCTCAATGATCATGTTTGCCTCAAGCCCGGTTTCCAATCTTGTCTCCCGCTACCAGGAAACAAGGGCTGACCGGTATGCGATCGAAATGACGGACAATACTGATGCAGCGATAACTGCCTTCCAGGAACTAACGAAGGCGGGACTGAGCCAGGTCAATCCCCCATGGCTGGTAAAGGTTTTCCGCTACGGACATCCAACCATGCTGGAACGGATTTCCCGACTTGAGGATTATGAAGTGAAGAAGAGAAATGAACAGGAAGACGAATATTGA
- a CDS encoding ABC transporter permease, with the protein MNPHIKRIIFFAAIIAFWYAGSELEWWMPIILPSPEKVLEALVIGFEDKTLIYDLIASFKRLGIGLGLSLVIGTALGVLLAKSKTADETLGTIVLAFQSVPSIVWLPLAIMWFGMNEKAVIFVVVLGGTFVMTLNIRVGIKNVSPLFIKAARTMGVNGWNLYKRVIFPAAIPYVVTGSRLAWAFAWRALMAGELLSTGPGLGYTLRYASDFGNMGLVIGVMIIIGIIGTVVDQLIFQRIEKSVLNRWGLES; encoded by the coding sequence ATGAATCCGCACATTAAGAGAATCATATTTTTCGCAGCAATCATTGCATTCTGGTACGCCGGAAGCGAGCTGGAGTGGTGGATGCCAATCATCCTTCCATCTCCGGAAAAGGTCCTAGAGGCATTGGTCATAGGATTCGAGGATAAAACCTTGATATATGATTTGATTGCCAGCTTCAAGCGACTTGGGATTGGCCTTGGACTTTCCCTGGTAATCGGGACAGCGCTCGGAGTCCTGCTTGCAAAATCCAAAACGGCGGATGAGACGCTTGGAACAATCGTCCTTGCTTTTCAAAGTGTACCGAGCATTGTATGGCTTCCACTCGCGATCATGTGGTTCGGCATGAATGAGAAGGCCGTCATTTTTGTAGTCGTTCTAGGAGGAACATTTGTGATGACCCTTAATATCAGGGTGGGCATCAAAAATGTTTCACCATTATTCATAAAGGCAGCCAGGACAATGGGTGTGAATGGCTGGAATTTGTATAAGAGAGTGATTTTTCCGGCAGCCATCCCCTATGTAGTCACGGGTTCAAGGCTGGCATGGGCATTTGCCTGGAGGGCCCTCATGGCAGGGGAACTTTTAAGCACGGGTCCGGGTCTTGGATATACTCTGCGCTACGCTTCAGACTTCGGCAATATGGGTCTGGTCATAGGCGTCATGATCATCATTGGCATTATTGGAACAGTGGTTGACCAGCTTATCTTCCAGCGCATCGAAAAATCGGTGCTGAATCGCTGGGGACTTGAATCATAA
- a CDS encoding fatty acid--CoA ligase family protein — MNLSSQLHHTASMLSNKPAYFFMDKASTYAELDAAVTKFASGLEKLGVKKGDHIALLLGNSPHFVIGMYGALRLGATVIPINPIYTADEIGYILNNGDVKVVVGLDLMLPLAEKMHQHLPKVEHFVIAETGQSQMSEEEMSKLPLGQKMKPFTHVVGSGDLDFKGPELNDDDVAVILYTSGTTGKPKGAMLTHQNLYSNAKDVSDYLKMNEEDKVITALPMFHVFCLTVALNAPLMNGGTLLIVPKFSPAEVFRIARKYEATVFAGVPTMYNFLFQYPEGNPDDLKSLRLCISGGASLPVALLQNFERKFNVMVSEGYGLSEASPVTCFNPLDRPRKAGSIGTSIVNVENKVVNEMGEEVAPGEVGELIVRGPNVMAGYYRMPEETAATIRDGWLYTGDLARMDEEGYFYIVDRKKDLILVGGYNVYPREVEEVLYNHPEVVEVAVLGVPDPNFGEAVRCYVVSKDPELTEEQLLDYCREHLAKYKVPSAIEFLEELPKNTTGKILRRALKNQVLQKQ; from the coding sequence ATGAATCTTTCATCACAGCTTCATCACACTGCCTCAATGCTGAGCAATAAGCCAGCATATTTTTTCATGGACAAAGCAAGCACCTATGCAGAGCTTGATGCTGCTGTAACTAAGTTTGCTTCTGGTCTTGAGAAACTTGGGGTAAAAAAAGGCGATCATATCGCTTTATTGCTAGGAAACTCTCCACATTTTGTCATCGGTATGTACGGAGCGCTAAGGCTCGGTGCAACAGTCATTCCCATCAATCCAATTTACACAGCAGATGAAATCGGCTATATCCTGAACAATGGCGATGTTAAAGTGGTCGTTGGTCTGGATTTAATGCTGCCGCTCGCTGAAAAAATGCATCAGCACCTGCCAAAGGTCGAACACTTCGTCATTGCGGAGACAGGCCAGAGCCAGATGTCTGAAGAGGAAATGTCCAAGCTTCCTTTAGGGCAAAAAATGAAACCGTTTACACATGTCGTTGGTTCTGGAGACCTGGATTTCAAGGGTCCTGAACTGAATGATGATGATGTTGCTGTCATTCTTTATACGTCTGGAACAACAGGCAAGCCTAAGGGAGCTATGCTTACACACCAAAATCTTTATAGCAATGCAAAGGATGTAAGCGATTACCTTAAGATGAATGAAGAAGACAAGGTGATCACGGCTTTGCCGATGTTCCATGTCTTCTGTTTGACAGTTGCCCTTAATGCGCCGCTGATGAACGGCGGAACACTGTTGATTGTCCCTAAGTTCAGCCCGGCAGAAGTATTCCGGATTGCCAGGAAATATGAGGCGACTGTTTTTGCAGGCGTACCGACGATGTATAACTTCCTATTCCAGTATCCAGAAGGAAACCCGGATGACCTTAAGTCACTTCGACTGTGTATTTCCGGCGGTGCTTCCCTTCCGGTTGCACTTCTCCAGAACTTCGAGCGCAAGTTCAATGTGATGGTTTCTGAAGGTTATGGTTTGTCCGAGGCTTCACCAGTAACTTGCTTTAACCCTCTTGACCGTCCGCGCAAGGCTGGTTCAATTGGAACTTCCATTGTGAATGTTGAGAACAAAGTTGTAAATGAAATGGGAGAGGAAGTGGCTCCTGGAGAAGTCGGCGAATTGATTGTCCGCGGCCCGAACGTCATGGCAGGCTATTATAGGATGCCAGAAGAAACAGCCGCGACTATCAGGGATGGCTGGCTGTATACAGGTGATCTTGCCCGCATGGATGAAGAAGGTTATTTTTACATCGTTGACCGCAAAAAGGACCTGATCCTGGTTGGGGGATACAATGTATATCCACGTGAAGTCGAAGAAGTTTTGTATAACCATCCTGAAGTAGTTGAGGTTGCGGTCCTCGGTGTTCCGGATCCGAACTTCGGTGAAGCTGTACGCTGTTATGTCGTCAGCAAGGACCCTGAGCTGACAGAGGAGCAGCTGCTGGACTACTGCCGTGAGCACCTGGCCAAGTACAAGGTGCCGAGCGCAATCGAGTTCCTCGAAGAGCTTCCGAAGAATACAACTGGGAAGATTTTAAGAAGAGCATTAAAGAATCAGGTTTTACAAAAACAATAA
- a CDS encoding AzlC family ABC transporter permease gives MEGTLAVKHATDFKKGIQSGISIAIGYMPIALTFGLIAKTTGLALGETVMMSMLVFAGAAQYISLSLLAQGIGIFEVILTTFIVNIRHFLMSASLNEKAEEDTVGARMGYSFGITDETFSVAATREGTVNAGYMFGLNLTAYSSWVVFSGLGFLVGAGLPQTLQESMSVALYAMFVGLLVPSMKTNVKVVYLAALAAAFNSIFTMAELMSTGWAIVLATLLSAIIVEVVESSKKDRRAEADE, from the coding sequence GTGGAAGGTACATTGGCTGTAAAGCATGCAACAGATTTTAAAAAAGGGATTCAATCAGGCATCAGCATTGCGATAGGGTATATGCCGATTGCACTTACCTTTGGCTTGATCGCCAAGACAACGGGACTTGCGCTCGGTGAGACGGTCATGATGAGCATGCTGGTATTCGCGGGCGCCGCACAATACATTTCCTTAAGCCTCCTTGCTCAGGGAATCGGTATTTTTGAAGTTATTCTCACTACCTTTATCGTGAATATCCGCCATTTCCTCATGTCTGCCTCCTTGAATGAAAAGGCAGAAGAGGATACGGTTGGGGCAAGGATGGGGTATTCCTTCGGGATTACCGATGAGACGTTTTCGGTCGCAGCAACGCGGGAGGGAACGGTCAATGCCGGTTATATGTTCGGTTTGAATCTCACTGCCTACTCAAGCTGGGTCGTCTTTTCCGGGCTAGGCTTCCTTGTCGGGGCCGGATTGCCGCAAACTCTTCAGGAAAGCATGTCAGTCGCATTATATGCTATGTTTGTCGGCTTATTGGTTCCATCAATGAAAACCAATGTGAAAGTTGTATACCTGGCAGCACTTGCTGCTGCGTTCAACTCGATTTTTACGATGGCTGAACTGATGTCCACTGGCTGGGCTATTGTCCTGGCGACTTTATTGTCGGCCATTATCGTAGAGGTTGTAGAAAGCTCTAAGAAGGACAGGAGGGCAGAGGCAGATGAGTAA